The segment gcgattattaaaaaagaatagattattatttccaGCAAAAATCTTATACTTTactcaagaaatatatacatactgagtattattttatcttccgAATCCGTTTCCTTTGGATTCCATACTTTCGATGATGGTATATTCATCCGTAACAATTTATCGGGTTGcggttatatatatagacaattTCGCAACACGTTTACTCTATACGCTTGATAATAGAAATGTTCCCGTACAAGAAATATTGGAAAGGTCGCGAGGACAGCTTTATACACATACAAGTAGTGAGGGAAATGTCCAAACAAATTTCCGAAAGATTACTATTCATATTTGTGCGTAAATGCTGGTTGAATCTCCGATCGCAGGTATAGATTTCAAGTGTTTCGACGTGATCGAGTGTGCAGATTATAGATTAGCAATATGTCAGATACGTCTGATTCATCTAAGCAAGAAAACTATAAACGTGCTACCATCGGTAATATATTCACAAGTACACCAATCGACAATGCACCCACAAAAAGGCGTTATTATACTTCGTCTTTATCTCGAATCGGTACGAGTTCTTCAAGCGGAGACAGGATCGAAGGCAAATCAGACTCGCAGATAGCAAGTaaggttttatttattatgcaagcataattatattttcgtaaattctttttattataaacaaatccaattattctacaaaaaaattaataattaaatttgcaattaactaaatttcattttaatattaatgttataatacatTTGGAAGTATGATCTACATCTTCGTTtaagattagaaaaaatagTTTCCAAAATTcgcattgaaataaattatattgtaatatttataagttgCATAACTAATCTAATTTTGATGTGACAGAGAAGccagtaaaaaaaagaaaaaatgtttcgaaaaataaaagtaaaaaagataagGAAAAGGTGATTTCATTGAATGATACTAAACAAGTAACGAGTACCGAATGGGCCACCGAATCGGAAGAGTCCATCAAGGAAGTTTTATCAGCTTCAAGAGAATCTATCCCGAAGGAAAACGatgtttctataaatttgTTCGACGATCCGTGTACGCCGGAGAAAATTCGGGACGCACCGATTACGTGTGAATCCCCTCTGCACGAATCCGACTCACCAATTCTATTTTCATCTAGAAGATTTCGTTCAgctattaaaagatataatatcgCGTCCGATAAATTGTTACCGGTGAATATACCATCGTCGGAAGTATGGAATTCAAAGGAAACGGATTTGGAAGATGAAATAATACtcagtatgtatatatttcttgagtAAAGTATAAGATCTTTGCtggaaataataatctatttttttaataattgcatatttaataaatatttttttttaattttagttctatttttattttttatgcctctattattaatactcCCACTCTCTCACTACTTCGATTACTTGTCTTGCTTCTTTTATAGTTGTTTTACAAGCATAtcttacttataattaattaatgttaaaatacttttgtaattatatttttcttttatgtaataacattctcttttgcaaatttatttattaagaaatataacaattttagatCGCACAAACAACGTGAAAACATATACAGATTCTACAGAAAAACACGCAGGATttaacgcaaaaaaaaattcaccaAATTCGTTAGGAATTTTTTGGAACGCCACATATCCTCCGGAATGCTTATCATTGAGCGATTTACTGTGGGAGGAGTTTGTGAAAAAGAATCGCGAAGAGATGCCTCAATCTATAATAGCATCAGTTTCCACGCAATTATCAGCTAGAAAGTACAACTCGGAGTTTTTGCGCAAATATCCTGATATTCCTCCGAAATTTCTAGATGATTCAGATCCAGCAGGAACGATTTGCATTCAAATGCACTCAGACAAAGATTCGCGAAAATGGGTAACGTATGTTGGGTATCCGAGCAAATCTGAaaacaaagataataaaaaagataatgtaCGTCAAATGAAAGCTCGCAAGAGAGGTAAAAGAAAACGAGAAAAGGGAATATCAAAAAACATTGACGTGTACGATTTAAAAGATGAGACAGATGTCGAATTCGAAACTGGTGGTAGAGATGGTAAACGAATGACCTTATCTGAATTTTGTCAGAAATGAAATGGTGAAGACAGTTTCATTTGACGTACGTTATCTTTTTTGTTATCTTTATTCTTGAAAAGACTACGTCACATGAAAGCTCGCAAGATATTTATGTCTATTCtatttcattctttatatACACGTCTGTATGTTTGGTGgtgttattatttgttattttccatttatgtttattaaatttatttgtaataagtctatataattaaaaatagattgttagtattttctaattatgttaaagatttgtttaaaaaaaattactaacactttttttcgcatattttaaggcatatatatatatatatatatatatatatatatatatatatatgtatatgttggatgcaataaaattgtaatgatgccatatattattcataatataaagatctaattatatattttgtcatgtaacaattctctctttcatatttataaaatgtattctaattattataatttatagaatgtATTACTATGTactaactattattatatattataattaattatagttagttatttttttatatattttcatgcgtgtgtataatcatataaatattaattcgataatattaattaaagaagtcACACAAAAGagcttctttaatttttcttaattttgtatttaaatggaTATAATAGCTCTTTGacataaattgtgaaaaaacaaacaaatcaTACACCTCGCGAAAGGAAGgttatattattctttgatCTTggttaaataaacttttgtttaGAGCAATCAACATCCTAAAatcgtattaatttaaatttctcttctatattaaggtacatatatttatattctaatcaTCAAGGTTCTTCTttctattaaatcaaaatcttCTAAAACATCTAAAAatcttcaataaaattttccttgAGAGATTTTGCTACTACGTATTATGtatagaagatattttaatatttttatttttaaactgaaagtttatttatgtgtggcataattatatacaattatcttCGCACAGGTAAGTCAAATTAATcgatatgttaatataaatacaaaatactaatatttttaaatcggcgactatatatgtaatataattgttgCATAATagttaagtatataataagtatatgaaataaaattattaattatttattctatctgCTAATctttactattaaaataaacaatttaaaaatattaaaatatattaaaaatcatgaaaGTGGTAATTAactaactaaaatataattcttgtctaaaattataatttatcataaattaaatatactacaactaattatatgttatatttatattatatgtttatttataatatgtattatgtttttttatttcttaggATGACAAAActcatatatattacgttagTCCTCTCTATTATCTATGTAAGCAGAAGCAGTCAAGTTAAAGTAACATGTGGCAAGAAAGATAGCAATGACATTAAAACTGATGCGTCCGAACCTCAGAAAGAAACAAGCAAGGATTATAGAAAAACATTGCTTAATAACACTCTCAAAAACATTAGTAACactgtcaaaaatattaataaaactttgaaaaacattattaaaaaacagaaagatcgtatgaaaaactttgaaatggacaaaatatatataaacataataatggACAAAtcaagtataaaatatgtaaggtACGAGaccgcatttttaatatatattgttataagttttgttttacttttctatttaatgttatttatatgtcaatgtattttacaatatattgagCCAAATATTGCGTTTATGCATTATGttgataaaaggaaaaaaacgtGAGAAATTCTTTAAGACGAACGACTGCTgacaaaaaaggaataaatttaCTCCATACgaaatatgtaacattatttgattatttttgtcaaatatggtacataaacataaaaacaaatattaatattaataatatcctttggacaaatagataaattttaacgttttcgatacattttaattcatataaaaaaaaatttgaaatttatcaaatttataatggCTTATACATAGAATGAGCCAAAGGATGCTGatagttttcaaaataaaatatattttaaatatttatttcttgtttcgTAACaggatatataataagataaataatgctatttattatttattttttttagtttttcaatttatttattttttaaacagcaCATTTGTCAAGTGTCcttatttattctatactGCTCTAGTCTATCACGTAGGTTTTGCATCGCTGTTTGCACCATATCGTCTGATATggctataataatttttgaacgTTGATctttagttaattattatttactaaatatttaataaaatttaatatacatgatataaatatatgatatatagaatattaatatatataattaagactTAAGGGAACATCAAAGATAGTTGTCACAGACTGACATGCCTGAACTTGTGTAGATAGAGTGTGGGATAAATGGcgcaagaaatataataaatgtgctgtttaaaaaagaaataaaaaaataataaataatataaaaataaatgataaataatatactcaaatgaccttttatatttcattattatatgacaagaaataaatattttaagtcttattacattttttattttatttaaaaaattgtcaggTTCCTAAGActcaccctatatattatacacggTCTGTCCAAAGagttatttgaatttttattaaaatttacattctaattaattaatcactcatttttatttataattattcgaaatacATCCGTTCTGATGTAATACAGTCTTTACAACGGTCgtacaatttttgaaaagattGCTGATACTCTTCTTTTGAAATGCTCACAATAACTTTGGTCGAAGCTTTCTAAATGTCCGAAATCGATGAACCGCTTTCCTTTCATGTTCATTTTCAGTTTAAGAAACAGAAAATAGTCACACGGTGCCAAATCTGGTGAATACGCAAGGTGATCAAAGACATGAACTGATTTTGAAGCGAGAAACTTTCACACCACGATGCTTCTGTGAGTCGGAGCTTCGAGCGAAGTTATTGCGAGCATTTCAAAAGAAGAGTATCAacgatcttttaaaaaattgacagtTGTAAAGACTGTATTGCATCAGAAGAGatgtattttgaataattataataaaaattagtgattattaaattagaatgagttttaataaaagttcaGAAACTTTGGGGACAGGCCGTATATTTACtgtcattataaataacatataaaggagtatattacacatattatataataaagtatattatgtgttatgttattttatgatgatatatatatatatatatatatcatctttgttattcaataattaaataataattgaataatatgtatttttgtaaatagattagttaataaaatagataaaattataatagtttaagtaattataaattaatttttgtaattagagaaaagcattaaaaattcCGATATTATATTTCCAACATGTTTCTAATACATACTTTTTGTACTAAACTTGTTTCTTTCGTCAATCtttcttattgaaaaataactaTTGTTTCTTCTTGTTTAATCAATGTGATCtgtgtaaattattttgtaatcttaCCAgtaaatagtttattataaaatattgtagtgTGTTTGTTACGTAATATACGAAGTCAGAAATTATAAGAGACTCTATGGATAACCAATAACTCTCCTTATAttgaatgatttttataataataaagtagatATTGTCACTTTCCCTTGTTAAACAAACAAATGAAAGGCCAAATTGTTTCTTAAGTAATGTATTAACTTTTTCATTatcaactaaaaaaaatgaaaaatagaataagtTTTATGTTTCTAacgataaaaatctaaattacaaatctcattgtatcaaattatatttatattctattaggTTTCtgtttaatagtaaaataaaaaatatttttattaaaacatcataacaatattatttctatgaggcaaataattttgtgtaaagacaatatttaaatgacaTATGTGtgatatgaaaagaaaaaggatcataattatattatacatatactttgcAACCAGTGTTAGTTAGCAattcgttaaattaaattaatttttcttttgttaatatataagattaaaaaatatattttattatttttatattatttatatacatctttactacatttcttatcttttctaTGTGcctataattatttctctttgaaTTCTTAAAGATAtagtaaaagataaattatatattcgtttaacatgtatatatgatataaaataaatgtcaattatacttgtaaagaaaaaaatatttttacacattaatttttctatacaacatacaatttatattaaataaattctaaaacgttatcatgattattttttatctttttagtataattcatataatacaattatttattgtaattttaagacGTTTAAAtaactcaaaattttaaacgagTATAATTATACTTCTCACAAATTATGATGTCAATTACGTAAACATGCTAGTTCACATAACCTTGGAAGAAGTCATTTTTCACGTTATTTTCCGATTTTGATTTAGTAAACAATTGTTTGTTTTGAGAATTATAGACCACACGTAATTGCAAAAAGTATAACAaactttcacatttttttgctttaaaaagaaaatacataaatacatatcatatttctaattatgtcaaatatttattatcttttaggTCAAAATCTTCTAACTTATCTTACAAAAGCTTCTTTGGATATGTTCAGTAATACAtgtaatacagaaaatattgtaatattgtaattttattaatattgtaatatttttatctttaaattgaaagtatttacttttatacaattacatttacataaagACAGGTATGTAAGATTAATCTATATGTTAATACACatagtacaatatatacattcgtatattaatactcttaaaattatgattctaAACATTATAAATCACATAATCAGATTGAGAGAAAGTCACTGACTGTTTATTCTATCtgatttttgaatatatatttaatcaataatcaaCAAACAAATTGAATAGATGCGCTCATTTagctatttaaaattgtttagaaTGATAAGAGAGATACATATTATTTCCTTGATATTTTGTCAAGGATGGACTTGTAATTTAACGTTTagattacttaaataattttaaagtaatgcagaaaataaaaaaatccaatTAGCATCTGTATTATCagtaattattgattaataatttattaataattattaattactgacTTTATTAAgatgacataaatattttaccgtAAAAgtgtcatatattattatataaaaaagttatattattatataaaaaaagttatataacaaaagattACAATGTTgcttgttaatttataaagatatattgtaagattaatatttagataaaaagtcatctaaatattttactagtaaaaaatactaattatagacaaaattttaaaattattgtaatttaaaaaaatttatatttgctaatttaactattgtattaaattatatacattttataataccaattttaaaattacttatttattttttgcattattttaatatgtaatatttaatatgtagtacttaattaatttaatacgtaatatttattattatgttcgATCAGTATGTGGGCAAGACATATGTACTACATCGtcctaatactttttattgcaaatccaattaaaattgatgatGTATCTGACAAGAAAATTGATCTTAACGTTGAAGTTGATGACTATgagaataaagaaatagaaatttacaaattatatgaggatttttctaaaattatcaattggATAAATCCAAAAAAtcattatgcaaattttccATATGGATCCGAAAAGCAACTGAACATTGAATATGAGAAGAGTTATTGgtcatatatagaattttttataatttttgacttCGTATATTACGTGACAAACATAATACAGTATTTTATAAGGaactatttacaaaataataacgcTGATCACATTGattaaaccaaaaaaaaacgaaagttattttttaataagaaagattGCCAAAAGAAGAAACAAGTTTGCCGTATGccatataaaacattatttaaaaacttttatttgggacttttgaaattaaatgtatgaaatatgattaaatattagtaatacacgctaataaatatattaaacatatatatatatatatatatatatatatatatatatatatactaatttatatatatacgtattgattatatgtatatatgtttaaatgtaacatatacaatataaaatgctGTAACGTTTTTGTATTCGagattttagaataatattgtagAGGATATCAAGATAAATTCAACAATTACTGAAAGTATcacttttattcatataaatataattttaattattcataacgaaatataatctaataaattttatttcgagaaagaataattaaaacttgtgCAACTGGTGACTGTAATTTAATAGTTGCGTATAGTAATTTATCGAAAAGTATAAATCTTTGTGTTGCGGAACGACGTAACTTAAAGATTTGCTTACATAAGTTGAAgctttctttatttctataaataaaagttgaataTTTCTGACAATCGTtgaatctaaatatatatcttgatatttcatagaataaatagaaaattctttaatttatttaaaaaacttaaagcAACTTAAATCTTtgacaaacaaaaaattttttctttttttttacaatttattgcaTAAACAGATAAATCCTTGCTTGTAATTTTACTGTATATTGCATAAACACATAAATCtttgcttataattttatagatatgtacatgtatatttaaatttgcaactttcagaatttttgaaaaacattctagtgtaagaaataaaagctgatacaaacgaaaattttctaactgattacaattttttcttctttttattagtaaaaatgaCAGAGTTGCTTctcttaagaaatatataacaccAATTGTCATGAACAAGAATTGtttcatgaaaaattgtttcatattataattctcGTATAAGTCagtattttagatttttattataatttgattggacttatacataaaaaatctattgatattttactaatttctAATCGATAGatctaaatgataaaataaaaatgcactattattagtataatttcaACATATATCTATAGTATCAaccgtaaaatatatatatatatataattgttttaaatcttttctGCAAGTAGAGAAGAAGCTAGTACATTATtaggtataatatttaatgtttctaTCAAGTAATGATgactatattttcaaattaaattttcttatgtcTGTTAGATTTTTATGAGAATCGATTGCTTTTT is part of the Anoplolepis gracilipes chromosome 2, ASM4749672v1, whole genome shotgun sequence genome and harbors:
- the LOC140662873 gene encoding uncharacterized protein isoform X4, with translation MSDTSDSSKQENYKRATIGNIFTSTPIDNAPTKRRYYTSSLSRIGTSSSSGDRIEGKSDSQIAKKPVKKRKNVSKNKSKKDKEKVISLNDTKQVTSTEWATESEESIKEVLSASRESIPKENDVSINLFDDPCTPEKIRDAPITCESPLHESDSPILFSSRRFRSAIKRYNIASDKLLPVNIPSSEVWNSKETDLEDEIILNRTNNVKTYTDSTEKHAGFNAKKNSPNSLGIFWNATYPPECLSLSDLLWEEFVKKNREEMPQSIIASVSTQLSARKYNSEFLRKYPDIPPKFLDDSDPAGTICIQMHSDKDSRKWVTMTKLIYITLVLSIIYVSRSSQVKVTCGKKDSNDIKTDASEPQKETSKDYRKTLLNNTLKNISNTVKNINKTLKNIIKKQKDRMKNFEMDKIYINIIMDKSSIKYVRKKT
- the LOC140662873 gene encoding uncharacterized protein isoform X5, translated to MSDTSDSSKQENYKRATIGNIFTSTPIDNAPTKRRYYTSSLSRIGTSSSSGDRIEGKSDSQIAKKPVKKRKNVSKNKSKKDKEKVISLNDTKQVTSTEWATESEESIKEVLSASRESIPKENDVSINLFDDPCTPEKIRDAPITCESPLHESDSPILFSSRRFRSAIKRYNIASDKLLPVNIPSSEVWNSKETDLEDEIILNRTNNVKTYTDSTEKHAGFNAKKNSPNSLGIFWNATYPPECLSLSDLLWEEFVKKNREEMPQSIIASVSTQLSARKYNSEFLRKYPDIPPKFLDDSDPAGTICIQMHSDKDSRKWDDKTHIYYVSPLYYLCKQKQSS
- the LOC140662873 gene encoding uncharacterized protein isoform X7, producing the protein MSDTSDSSKQENYKRATIGNIFTSTPIDNAPTKRRYYTSSLSRIGTSSSSGDRIEGKSDSQIAKKPVKKRKNVSKNKSKKDKEKVISLNDTKQVTSTEWATESEESIKEVLSASRESIPKENDVSINLFDDPCTPEKIRDAPITCESPLHESDSPILFSSRRFRSAIKRYNIASDKLLPVNIPSSEVWNSKETDLEDEIILNRTNNVKTYTDSTEKHAGFNAKKNSPNSLGIFWNATYPPECLSLSDLLWEEFVKKNREEMPQSIIASVSTQLSARKYNSEFLRKYPDIPPKFLDDSDPAGTICIQMHSDKDSRKWVHIFIF
- the LOC140662873 gene encoding uncharacterized protein isoform X6, which produces MSDTSDSSKQENYKRATIGNIFTSTPIDNAPTKRRYYTSSLSRIGTSSSSGDRIEGKSDSQIAKKPVKKRKNVSKNKSKKDKEKVISLNDTKQVTSTEWATESEESIKEVLSASRESIPKENDVSINLFDDPCTPEKIRDAPITCESPLHESDSPILFSSRRFRSAIKRYNIASDKLLPVNIPSSEVWNSKETDLEDEIILNRTNNVKTYTDSTEKHAGFNAKKNSPNSLGIFWNATYPPECLSLSDLLWEEFVKKNREEMPQSIIASVSTQLSARKYNSEFLRKYPDIPPKFLDDSDPAGTICIQMHSDKDSRKWVTYIYLYSNHQGSSFY
- the LOC140662873 gene encoding uncharacterized protein isoform X1, with amino-acid sequence MSDTSDSSKQENYKRATIGNIFTSTPIDNAPTKRRYYTSSLSRIGTSSSSGDRIEGKSDSQIAKKPVKKRKNVSKNKSKKDKEKVISLNDTKQVTSTEWATESEESIKEVLSASRESIPKENDVSINLFDDPCTPEKIRDAPITCESPLHESDSPILFSSRRFRSAIKRYNIASDKLLPVNIPSSEVWNSKETDLEDEIILNRTNNVKTYTDSTEKHAGFNAKKNSPNSLGIFWNATYPPECLSLSDLLWEEFVKKNREEMPQSIIASVSTQLSARKYNSEFLRKYPDIPPKFLDDSDPAGTICIQMHSDKDSRKWVTMTKLIYITLVLSIIYVSRSSQVKVTCGKKDSNDIKTDASEPQKETSKDYRKTLLNNTLKNISNTVKNINKTLKNIIKKQKDRMKNFEMDKIYINIIMDKSSIKYVRYETAFLIYIVISFVLLFYLMLFICQCILQYIEPNIAFMHYVDKRKKT
- the LOC140662873 gene encoding uncharacterized protein isoform X3 translates to MSDTSDSSKQENYKRATIGNIFTSTPIDNAPTKRRYYTSSLSRIGTSSSSGDRIEGKSDSQIAKKPVKKRKNVSKNKSKKDKEKVISLNDTKQVTSTEWATESEESIKEVLSASRESIPKENDVSINLFDDPCTPEKIRDAPITCESPLHESDSPILFSSRRFRSAIKRYNIASDKLLPVNIPSSEVWNSKETDLEDEIILNRTNNVKTYTDSTEKHAGFNAKKNSPNSLGIFWNATYPPECLSLSDLLWEEFVKKNREEMPQSIIASVSTQLSARKYNSEFLRKYPDIPPKFLDDSDPAGTICIQMHSDKDSRKWVTMTKLIYITLVLSIIYVSRSSQVKVTCGKKDSNDIKTDASEPQKETSKDYRKTLLNNTLKNISNTVKNINKTLKNIIKKQKDRMKNFEMDKIYINIIMDKSSIKYVSLRNRK
- the LOC140662873 gene encoding uncharacterized protein isoform X2 — protein: MSDTSDSSKQENYKRATIGNIFTSTPIDNAPTKRRYYTSSLSRIGTSSSSGDRIEGKSDSQIAKKPVKKRKNVSKNKSKKDKEKVISLNDTKQVTSTEWATESEESIKEVLSASRESIPKENDVSINLFDDPCTPEKIRDAPITCESPLHESDSPILFSSRRFRSAIKRYNIASDKLLPVNIPSSEVWNSKETDLEDEIILNRTNNVKTYTDSTEKHAGFNAKKNSPNSLGIFWNATYPPECLSLSDLLWEEFVKKNREEMPQSIIASVSTQLSARKYNSEFLRKYPDIPPKFLDDSDPAGTICIQMHSDKDSRKWVTMTKLIYITLVLSIIYVSRSSQVKVTCGKKDSNDIKTDASEPQKETSKDYRKTLLNNTLKNISNTVKNINKTLKNIIKKQKDRMKNFEMDKIYINIIMDKSSIKYVRSKSSNLSYKSFFGYVQ